GGCGGCAAGTCAACCGGTTTCGGGCTGATCTACGATACCCTTGACCACGCTAAGAAGTTCGAACCCAAGCACCGTCTCGGCCGCCACGGACTGtacgagaagaagaagatgacTCGCAAGCAGCGCAAGGAACGCAAGAACCGTATGAAGAAGGTGCGCGGCACGAAGAAGGCCAAGGTTGGACAGGCCGTGAAGAAGTAAAACTCCGGATAGTGTGTTGGTGCTACCTGCCACTACTGTCGCAGTGGTGGTTTGTTAGTGTCTTCTTCGCTCCGTGTTTTAAGTTTATATGTTTTCTCTTGTGCGGATTAAACGGAAACATTCCGCCAAAGGAATGAGAATATAAGCAACAATACCATGTAAGGAGAACCCGTACCATTTGTGCCTTGTGTAGTTTTTGTTCAGTGCGACCAAACGGGcgcttttattttgctatcttagtttttttcttcatacatTTTGTAACTTT
This Anopheles marshallii chromosome 3, idAnoMarsDA_429_01, whole genome shotgun sequence DNA region includes the following protein-coding sequences:
- the LOC128715708 gene encoding 40S ribosomal protein S24, whose translation is MSTATIRTRRYMSNRLLCRKQMICDVLHPGLASVSKKEIREKLAVMYKTTPDVVFVFGFRTNFGGGKSTGFGLIYDTLDHAKKFEPKHRLGRHGLYEKKKMTRKQRKERKNRMKKVRGTKKAKVGQAVKK